GATCAGAAAAGCTAAATAAAAAGACATTCAAGTACGTTCAACTATGGCATCACAAAATCCTTGGTTCCCCAATTGAGTACAGATGACACAAACTAGTAGAAGGCAGACAGAAAATACACAAAGTATCAAATCCACTGCCAAACATGAAAGACTTCATCGGTGTCCGCTCAAATTATGGAAATCTATTCAAATAAACCAGTGGTTGAGTCGATGCGCATAGAGAGAAGTCTGAGAAGTTGTCTTTTGCCAACATAGGCCATTGCCTCCCCAAAACATCAAAATCAACCAAGAACCTTACAAAGAGAAAATCTATTTAAGACCCGGATCACGTTCCTCCAGAGTCCAGCCAATGACATTCATTCCAGAACCCATGGCCTCTCAGGAAGAAATGCCCAAAGCCACAGGGATGTGTGGTGTATAGCATTAGGATACACATTATTTTCACACTTCCATTGGCAATTTCCAGCAGTACCAATGCAAAAACCAATAGACAAGAAAAATTCACCATTTATGCATGGGCAAGAAAAGCAGCACAAATAGTGTCCATGACTCAAGAATTTGATGTCTAAATGTGGCAGGCTCAACGGTAAAAACTTTTTATTGCTATTATTATTTTGGCCAATGACAGTGGGACTCTTTCAAGTTGCACATTACGCACCAGCTAATGCACGCCTCATATCCCCAAGACGAACAGTAGTCCAAACTCCACGATCCAATCTGTATTGAGCTGCCTTGGTAGATGCAAGCTGAAAGCCACTGTGACATGCCCAAAATAATTCTAAATGACTAGAACCGACTTAAATTGTGCTTTTAgaattgcaatttaaaaaaatatatatatacataaactGCATAGAGTAAACTCGATTATCTtcattaaaatcaaatctacCAACTTGATTAGCAGGATGTGCAGCCCTAAcagataaataaaatgcaaaaccCATAGAAGCATACTCAACTACCTTTCTTCACCAGCATTGGATCTGTCAGAACAATTAGCAGCTTGTGCAGCCCTTAAGAATAGACTTTCATTACGGTTGTGTTGAAATGGCCAGAAAGCACCCTTTAAATCTCTCAAAATCTGCATAAGTTATCAGGCAGAAAGCTCCATAACAACCCACTGTATTTGCAAAGGAATAGCCTAATATATGACGCTAGTTATTCAATCTAATCAATCCCGTAAATACTATGCCACAAGCCATACCGTGAAGAACCACATTGAGAAGGATGCATCCTGAGTTTGTACTACGCCATCAAAATGATATGAACACAAAAATCAAGATTATGAAACTGACACTGACAAAATTCCTTCTAgtcatttttgttgtttttgtgtTCATATTGGTTCTTCCCCCGTCTCTTTCTTTGTGTTAACTTTAGAGACCACAGACCTCATGGCGTGGGAAACATAATTCAGCTTTCATCCTCAcataaattgtcaaaatcaaAGAGGAGCATCTTTAGTAACTAAGGACatgtttgtttgcatttaaacaaaagcaaaaaggtACTATTTGCTTTCCCAAcagaattaaaatattattaaaatttcagaacattatgaaaaaatttatatgtgaaTTTTATATGTGAATCTATGTGTCAACAATTTATTGTTGTGAAAGTTCCAAGAgttttggatttaaaaaaaaaatcaagtccCGTGAGCACAAGGTTTAAATCAAGCACaaagcaaaagtaaaaattaatccaaacatACCCTAATGAGAATATCAGAGAAATGACCTGCACAAGTAGGGCTTGCGATGTCAGTATGTGCGGTTGATCAGACTCTTTGCTTTTCTGTTTATCATAGCCTCTTGGAAGACCTTCAAGATCATGCGGAAAGAATATTTCCACATCAAAATTCAGAAGACCCCAAAGTCTCAGCATTTTCAAGCTTTCTGAATAGATAAGGGAAAGCATCGCAGCTGACCCTGAGCGGTGCGTCAAAACCTACTCAGAACAGCAAGACATAATGAATTATTAGAAGAAAGGCCCACCTCTGATTCTACCCATTCCCTTCATAAAACAGGCATAAACTCAACAATGAAGTGTTTACCGAATGGAGATAGAGAGATCGAAAATCTAGCAGACCCTTGGCACTGCTTCTGCGAAATCCCTGAATCAAGATGATATCATGGTTAGGCAACCCATAATTGtactaagaaaaatataagatCTAAAATGCCAACACAATGAGCATCTTTCATTTCGGCAGAACGCTCTATTTCAGTAGGAAATGCAGAAGAATAAAACCATCTTAGAGTATCAGGGTGAAGATCTGTGGAAATTATATATTCTGGAAATGAACTTCTCTGTGAATGCTTCCGCTGATGGACAGAAATAGGGAGATAGTCAGGACTGTGCGTAATACCAGGATAGATGATAATTGAGGACCAAATCCTTACATCAGTATTAATAGCAACCAAAATCCTCCACCACAACACCATGGGTACATTTTCCAATCATCTAAAATCTACGGAAAATTCTCCATTTGATCAAGCAAATATGGAACCTTCTCCAGATAGAGGCAGATCgacaattgaaaaagaataaaaataaaattacaagcaCAAAACAGGAACTGAACGTAAGTAAAACAAGCTTTGCACTCAGATACCTTCCTGACGTATAAATACTTATCTAAACTATCCAAAAAAGTCTGTGGTGATGACTTGAACCGAGAATTGTAGTGCGAGCAGTATCCCATTGAGAGGTCATCCAATCTTTGAATAAATGCCTCCACAGGGAGAGGTACCGAAGAGTGAGAAACAAGGGAATCATCCTCCGCCGCTATATAGAGAGCAGTTTTCCCCAAATCAACACCCCTGTTGATGCTAATGCTGGTTTCCCTCTCTATATCAGAAAAGTTTCCAATCTGCGAGCAATATTTCTTTCTTGCCTCCTACGGGACATCAATTAAGCACCAATTACAGTAGTGAATATGCATCAGCATCAAGTTTGCCAGGGAAGCATGCAAACACGAGCGAAAACCACATGTAATCAATTACCAGATTGCATAACCAGAACTGTAAAAGGAGCGAGGAACCGACATTCCTATATCCGGACAGATCCACATTTCAAATTGAACTGACTTAAGTCACCAAA
This Eucalyptus grandis isolate ANBG69807.140 chromosome 7, ASM1654582v1, whole genome shotgun sequence DNA region includes the following protein-coding sequences:
- the LOC104454540 gene encoding uncharacterized protein LOC104454540 isoform X1; this encodes MGYCSHYNSRFKSSPQTFLDSLDKYLYVRKGFRRSSAKGLLDFRSLYLHSVLTHRSGSAAMLSLIYSESLKMLRLWGLLNFDVEIFFPHDLEGLPRGYDKQKSKESDQPHILTSQALLVQILRDLKGAFWPFQHNRNESLFLRAAQAANCSDRSNAGEESGFQLASTKAAQYRLDRGVWTTVRLGDMRRALAACERLILLDFDPKELRDYSILLYHCGLYDQSLDYLKLYKETKNSSSKDIPSNPSSIIEDDAEEKLMVRLNLILMEDGWERPSHARNFLSNNSEPW
- the LOC104454540 gene encoding uncharacterized protein LOC104454540 isoform X2; amino-acid sequence: MKGMGRIRGLPRGYDKQKSKESDQPHILTSQALLVQILRDLKGAFWPFQHNRNESLFLRAAQAANCSDRSNAGEESGFQLASTKAAQYRLDRGVWTTVRLGDMRRALAACERLILLDFDPKELRDYSILLYHCGLYDQSLDYLKLYKETKNSSSKDIPSNPSSIIEDDAEEKLMVRLNLILMEDGWERPSHARNFLSNNSEPW